One stretch of Trichomycterus rosablanca isolate fTriRos1 chromosome 3, fTriRos1.hap1, whole genome shotgun sequence DNA includes these proteins:
- the id4 gene encoding DNA-binding protein inhibitor ID-4 has protein sequence MKATSPARSRKDACGVCADASEGSNPSCVQLDMNDCYSRLKRLVPTIPQNRRVSRVEILQHVIDYILDLQLELSERTDTAAWPRIRTPLSALNTEQGTPVINKQEDSILCR, from the exons ATGAAAGCCACCAGCCCGGCGCGCTCTCGGAAGGACGCGTGTGGTGTGTGCGCGGACGCGTCGGAGGGTTCGAACCCGAGCTGCGTGCAGCTGGACATGAACGACTGCTACAGCCGCCTGAAGCGCCTGGTCCCGACCATACCGCAGAACCGACGCGTGAGCCGCGTTGAGATCCTGCAGCACGTTATCGACTACATCCTGGACCTGCAGCTGGAGCTCAGCGAGCGCACCGACACAGCGGCGTGGCCAAGGATCCGCACCCCGCTGTCCGCCCTCAACACGGAACAG GGGACACCGGTCATCAATAAGCAGGAGGACTCGATTCTGTGTCGCTGA